The genomic stretch GATGCCGAACCAGAAAGCCCATACGTTCGAGACGCAGATCACGAAGACTGTTCGACTGAACTACCTGCTGTTCCTCCCGAGCGCCTATGATGCGTCCGGCGGCGCGAAGTACCCGCTGATTCTCTTTCTCCACGGGGCAGGTGAGCGCGGCAGCGATGTGGAGAAGATCAAGGTGCATGGCATCCCGAAAGTGGCTGTCCTGCAACCGGACTTTCCGTTCATCGCCGTGTCGCCGCAGTGTCCTCAGAACTCGTGGTGGACAGCCGAAGTGGACGCGCTAACGGCTCTGCTGGACGATGTGGTCGCCCGCTATCGAGTCGACACGAACCGCGTCTACTTGACCGGGCTCAGCATGGGAGGCTTCGGAACCTGGGCGCTGGCGACGGAGCATCCCGAGCGGTTCGCCGCGATCGCACCGATCTGCGGCGGTGGCGACCCCAGCAAGGTCGACCGGATCAAGGACATCCCGGCGTGGGTGTTTCACGGGGCAAAGGACGAAGTCGTCAAGCCGGAGCAGTCGGAGACGATGGTCAAGGCGCTCCAGGCGCTGGGCGCTGACGTGCGCCATACCGTCTACGCCGAAGC from Candidatus Poribacteria bacterium encodes the following:
- a CDS encoding phospholipase, which encodes MPNQKAHTFETQITKTVRLNYLLFLPSAYDASGGAKYPLILFLHGAGERGSDVEKIKVHGIPKVAVLQPDFPFIAVSPQCPQNSWWTAEVDALTALLDDVVARYRVDTNRVYLTGLSMGGFGTWALATEHPERFAAIAPICGGGDPSKVDRIKDIPAWVFHGAKDEVVKPEQSETMVKALQALGADVRHTVYAEAGHDSWTEAYDNPELYTWFLSHSLSDR